The following are from one region of the Juglans regia cultivar Chandler chromosome 10, Walnut 2.0, whole genome shotgun sequence genome:
- the LOC109004711 gene encoding receptor-like protein 7 isoform X2: MHLLFPLIACLLLSLLPHSLSYNLPLLCHQEERVALMHFKDSFIIQNYSVCGLSTDYPKEVASWRVEGNNTNCCAWDGVECNQDTGHVIALNLSRSCLYGSITSNSSLFRLLHLQNLTLANNDFNHSQIPSEIGNLSSLTHLDLSYSQFSGQIPSAIQYLSKLSFLSLYSYYDNYGLYTKNLASLVQNLTNLETLDFFGINISSTVPESLANLSSLKLLALSNCSLYGQFPTRIFHLPHLQKLDVWSNEDLTGTIPNSFSNLTQLTTLDLSANPFNDLSWLTRVSSNDILPQFGFLGLAHLNLTKLPDILRNQSKLEYLDLEGNNLQGLIPKWMHNVSKESLQNFYISNNFLTGIENSPTIISWPNLKYFAVDDNMMHGSLPIPPFTIYLQYEFT; this comes from the exons ATGCACCTGCTTTTTCCTTTGATCGCATGCCTCCTTCTCAGCTTACTCCCTCACTCTTTGTCTTATAATCTGCCTCTGCTTTGCCATCAAGAAGAGAGGGTAGCTCTGATGCATTTCAAGGATAGTTTTATCATACAGAACTACTCTGTTTGCGGACTCAGTACTGACTATCCTAAGGAGGTTGCATCATGGAGAGTGGAAGGAAATAATACCAATTGTTGTGCTTGGGATGGGGTTGAATGCAACCAAGACACGGGTCATGTCATCGCCCTCAACCTTAGTAGGAGTTGTCTCTATGGTTCTATCACCTCCAACAGTAGTCTCTTCcgccttcttcatcttcaaaacctTACTCTTGCTAATAATGACTTCAATCACTCCCAAATCCCATCTGAGATTGGTAATCTTTCAAGCCTAACACATCTCGACCTCTCCTACTCCCAGTTTTCAGGACAAATCCCCTCTGCAATTCAATATCTATCCAAGTTGTCTTTTCTCTCTCTGTATTCttattatgataattatggTTTATATACCAAAAATCTGGCAAGTTTAGTGCAAAATTTAACCAACCTTGAAACGCTTGACTTTTTTGGTATCAACATATCCTCCACTGTACCTGAAAGCTTGGcaaatttatcttctttaaAGCTTCTTGCTCTGAGCAACTGCAGTCTGTATGGGCAATTTCCAACCAGAATATTTCACCTACCACACCTACAGAAGCTAGATGTTTGGTCCAATGAAGATCTCACAG GAACCATCCCAAATTCCTTCAGTAACCTTACCCAACTCACTACCCTAGACCTTTCAGCAAACCCATTCAACGATTTGTCGTGGCTCACCAGAGTTAGTTCAAACGACATTCTTCCACAGTTTGGATTTTTAGGATTggctcatctcaacttaaccaAGCTCCCAGATATATTACGAAACCAAAGTAAATTGGAGTACCTAGATCTAGAAGGCAACAATCTCCAAGGCTTGATACCCAAATGGATGCATAATGTAAGTAAAGAATCTCTTCAAAATTTCTACATTTCAAACAACTTTCTCACTGGCATTGAAAATTCTCCGACAATTATCTCATGgccaaatctaaaatattttgcCGTTGATGATAACATGATGCATGGATCGCTCCCAATTCCACCA TTCACCATTTATTTGCAATATGAGTTCACCTGA
- the LOC109004711 gene encoding receptor-like protein 7 isoform X1, protein MHLLFPLIACLLLSLLPHSLSYNLPLLCHQEERVALMHFKDSFIIQNYSVCGLSTDYPKEVASWRVEGNNTNCCAWDGVECNQDTGHVIALNLSRSCLYGSITSNSSLFRLLHLQNLTLANNDFNHSQIPSEIGNLSSLTHLDLSYSQFSGQIPSAIQYLSKLSFLSLYSYYDNYGLYTKNLASLVQNLTNLETLDFFGINISSTVPESLANLSSLKLLALSNCSLYGQFPTRIFHLPHLQKLDVWSNEDLTGHLPEFHTNSPLKYLYLDGTNFSGNLPASIGNLNSLTSFTIYNCNFSGTIPNSFSNLTQLTTLDLSANPFNDLSWLTRVSSNDILPQFGFLGLAHLNLTKLPDILRNQSKLEYLDLEGNNLQGLIPKWMHNVSKESLQNFYISNNFLTGIENSPTIISWPNLKYFAVDDNMMHGSLPIPPFTIYLQYEFT, encoded by the exons ATGCACCTGCTTTTTCCTTTGATCGCATGCCTCCTTCTCAGCTTACTCCCTCACTCTTTGTCTTATAATCTGCCTCTGCTTTGCCATCAAGAAGAGAGGGTAGCTCTGATGCATTTCAAGGATAGTTTTATCATACAGAACTACTCTGTTTGCGGACTCAGTACTGACTATCCTAAGGAGGTTGCATCATGGAGAGTGGAAGGAAATAATACCAATTGTTGTGCTTGGGATGGGGTTGAATGCAACCAAGACACGGGTCATGTCATCGCCCTCAACCTTAGTAGGAGTTGTCTCTATGGTTCTATCACCTCCAACAGTAGTCTCTTCcgccttcttcatcttcaaaacctTACTCTTGCTAATAATGACTTCAATCACTCCCAAATCCCATCTGAGATTGGTAATCTTTCAAGCCTAACACATCTCGACCTCTCCTACTCCCAGTTTTCAGGACAAATCCCCTCTGCAATTCAATATCTATCCAAGTTGTCTTTTCTCTCTCTGTATTCttattatgataattatggTTTATATACCAAAAATCTGGCAAGTTTAGTGCAAAATTTAACCAACCTTGAAACGCTTGACTTTTTTGGTATCAACATATCCTCCACTGTACCTGAAAGCTTGGcaaatttatcttctttaaAGCTTCTTGCTCTGAGCAACTGCAGTCTGTATGGGCAATTTCCAACCAGAATATTTCACCTACCACACCTACAGAAGCTAGATGTTTGGTCCAATGAAGATCTCACAGGTCATTTGCCCGAATTTCACACAAACTCTCCTCTCAAGTATTTATATCTTGACGGCACAAATTTCTCTGGCAATCTACCTGCTTCAATTGGAAACCTTAATTCCTTAACTAGCTTCACAATTTACAATTGTAATTTTTCAGGAACCATCCCAAATTCCTTCAGTAACCTTACCCAACTCACTACCCTAGACCTTTCAGCAAACCCATTCAACGATTTGTCGTGGCTCACCAGAGTTAGTTCAAACGACATTCTTCCACAGTTTGGATTTTTAGGATTggctcatctcaacttaaccaAGCTCCCAGATATATTACGAAACCAAAGTAAATTGGAGTACCTAGATCTAGAAGGCAACAATCTCCAAGGCTTGATACCCAAATGGATGCATAATGTAAGTAAAGAATCTCTTCAAAATTTCTACATTTCAAACAACTTTCTCACTGGCATTGAAAATTCTCCGACAATTATCTCATGgccaaatctaaaatattttgcCGTTGATGATAACATGATGCATGGATCGCTCCCAATTCCACCA TTCACCATTTATTTGCAATATGAGTTCACCTGA